One genomic window of Sphingobacterium oryzagri includes the following:
- a CDS encoding 5-formyltetrahydrofolate cyclo-ligase, translated as MSYMTKAALRETYKKLRMLLKKEEIAAYNASILAQLQGRDWSDMKYVHTFLPIVAHNEPDMWQFIDFLRLYFPSSHIVVSRANAANYVMDNFLLTEGVTLKKNAWGIVEPVDGEKIDEKLLDAVIVPLLIADQHGNRVGYGKGFYDRFLAKCRKDCIKIGISYFEPVAGIIDVGPFDIPLDTLITPEKTHVFERD; from the coding sequence ATGAGCTATATGACAAAGGCAGCGCTTCGGGAAACCTACAAAAAGCTTCGTATGCTTCTGAAGAAGGAGGAAATCGCCGCGTATAATGCGTCGATTTTAGCGCAGTTGCAAGGCCGGGATTGGTCGGATATGAAATACGTCCACACGTTCTTGCCAATTGTGGCGCATAACGAGCCTGATATGTGGCAATTCATAGACTTTCTACGCCTTTATTTTCCTTCAAGCCATATCGTGGTGAGCCGTGCAAATGCAGCGAACTACGTGATGGATAATTTTTTGCTGACAGAAGGCGTCACGTTGAAGAAAAATGCCTGGGGTATCGTAGAGCCCGTAGATGGAGAAAAGATCGATGAAAAGCTATTAGATGCGGTTATTGTGCCCTTATTGATTGCTGATCAACATGGGAACCGCGTAGGCTATGGAAAAGGCTTTTACGACCGGTTTTTAGCGAAATGTCGGAAAGACTGCATTAAGATTGGTATTTCGTATTTCGAGCCCGTTGCTGGTATAATTGATGTTGGCCCCTTCGATATTCCTTTAGATACGTTAATCACGCCAGAAAAAACGCACGTTTTCGAAAGAGATTAA